agggtgagccaggacggccctccctattcaaataaaactcaaaaatccctcacagtttccacacctaaaacaatatcccctcaagcctgagggatgatgaggccttatgtctattcctaaaaacaataagggctactaattagttgctccagcccctacaataaatttaaaattcttataaaagttgattttaaaatacaagttacaaagtaaacaactggaaaggatatagataggtaataaatgtattttttgagaagttaaaggaaaaaaggaatggttttttggatgagaagggattttgtaaagaagggtttgtcctaaagattgtttcaaataggaaggataaggacaaaccataaaagggtttagtatgttgtatgaaggtctgagtaagtttcaaaagtgtataataaaaacttCGAGTGTCCTAagggttaaaagtgtcaatttatataaaataatgagctaaactCTCTTTTATcaaagagtgttacatttaaatcctgacagcccctgcctcccacaggtcacctacctaggtgtggccttaaagggacagactcactccctgagtcataaatgcatcaacccaatcttccatttcccaacccccatactataagacagcttacagcttccctggcagttataggattttgcagaatttagattcctaggtatgtagtccctgaacagacacctttttatgctcctcctaatattcctatttgggtcttagataatgtatggccacccctttctcttagaaaaacttgcctccaacagactctgctcctctggatgactacctgccttctcagggaacttctcagagagtaTGCAAagcagatcctgccccaccctataacaatttctgttaaaccagggcatcttgttctccaaaaggatattctgccctctccattgggacttcggtggaccaGACCttatctggtcattctcatgacacccactgctgtcaagctcaataggttcccccaatggcggcacctctcaagacacaattagaaaatggagaagggaattagaggattcttgaaattgtctagggaacaacatttcacagtggttctcctggccaatgacCATCCTAATGGCTATGTTCTTGCTGTCccattcttaagcttcctcccttgtgttCCCTTCcttctgctattgctaatcaaaagtttaaccagttgtacctccagggacaccaacctctccaaaatgccagaatagttggctgatacccaccatgcggaggtcggaggattggcttgagactctttatgacctatggctgcAAGGGatcttcatcaacttcagggaagaggaaatcttcattttcagatccttggtgtacgccatcatgaggcttaccaccccaacactgtttgccaacCAACCCTCCCTTCTCCTacgccaccccttgccagctcgaaaaAGCCAGAAAGAACACAACGCCcctcttccttaacaaacaaaaaaggaaggaatgttggcaataatggcaccgataggtttcagttcttactgcacccttaagcttttgtttcccagggtcacagtccagcctcaagtctagcttgaaccctccttctgccccaacctccaatcagcatgaaccataagatcctaaccaatcagatcatgccaggTCTCATtgagggtatttaagcccttgcccttctctctctctctctctctctctctctctctctctctctctctctctctctcagctctctccctctcccacccagcaataaagaatctcttggccagatcactcctctccgagTGGTCACTTTGGGCCCTACAgagtttgtgtttctttgttgttgttgcttttttgtttttaatctggtCTCACTTTTACCAGAAAGTTTAGCACTGACGTGACGTATATCTCAGTTTTTGAATCCATTGAAGTTAGAATTCAGGCAACATgagaaaatgtagtaaaaataatagtaaatttattaagaaaggaatttAAGTGAAGAGAATGGTGGTAGGAAGGGACAAACATTTCCTGCTTCCATGCAGGGagtgggagtaaagactcaaaatagtGGTCCTTATCTCTAGTTTAATATTCTCAAGCTGGAGGAATACTTGTGATCATTACAATATTGGATCTGGGTTACTAAGATGGGTGCTAAAACAGGGAGTTGTCATCAGGCCTACTCAAATTACAGGGACAAAAGTTGTGCTTTTGAACTTTCATTTCCTAGACATGTAAAGGATGCAGATATCTCTGGAACATAGACAGCCCTGTCCTTGTAACTTAAACATCTAAAAGGtgcccagcactggtggctcacacctgtaatcctagctactcaggagacaaagatcaggaggatctctgttcaaagccagtccctggcaaacagttcgagagaccttaccttgaaaatacccaacataagaaagggctggcagagtggctcaagtagtagagtgcctgcctagcaagctggaggcccggcaatcaaatcccagtatcacaaaaaaaaaaaaaaaaatctgaaagaagatGAGAGTGGGTGGctagttgctctggctttttagtttttactttctagttTCAATGTCTGAGTTTGCCTATTTTagtgtttaaaataatttccctacCTAACCATCACTCAAGGTTAACTGCTACCTAACATCTCTGTGtggctcaggctgacctggaacttgcaatcctcccatctcagcctgctgagtactgggattacaagcatgtactaccatgcccagccttaaCCTATTTACTATCTCTgtggatttgcttattctggatGTTTCACATAAACAGATTCAGACAATATGAGGACTTTGTCTcgagctttttctttcttttcttttttgaggtttgaattcagggcctacaccttgagccacttctccagtcctttctttcttttttttttgtgatgggtttttgagagtttttgagggtctcacaaactatttgcccaggctggctttgtactgtgatcctcctgatctctgcctcctgagtagctagcattacaggtgtgaaccaccagtgcccagctgactCTGGCTGTTTTCACTGAGCatgatgttttcaagattcaCCCAGGTTGTACTGTGTGTCACTTTTCATCCCCAAATAATAtgtcattgttgttttgttgcagtgctgggtatggaacccagcctggtgcacactaggcaagcatgctacaactcagctacaccctcagcctccACTGTATATTCTAACACGTTCTAATGATCCATTTTACCAATATACAATGTTTTACTTATCCTTAATGAGctggtggacatttgggttgtttccacttttttggCTATTTGTGAGCAATGCTAAGAATGttcatatacatttatgtaaCTAGCAAAGGGTTTGGTGttcaactttttgaggaactgtcagGCTGCTTTCCAAAGTGCTCACACCTGGGACTGTGAacatagctcactggtagagagcctgcctggcatgtgcaaagccctggtcAGAACctcagcaccaaaagaaaagaaaccaaaaacaaaaccaaaaaactacaaAGTGACCCCACCATTGTACTCCTGCCAGCAGAGTACAAGAGTTCCAACTTTTCCACATCCTTCCCTAGGCTTCCTATTATCTGCTCTTTTATTATAATCAGCCTGGGAGGTATGAGGAGCTTagatttacatttccttgatgACTATGGCTTCTCAGACATTTATGTATCTCTATGGAGAAGTGGATATTCAACCCTTTGCCCTTTTTAGCTGGGTTATCTTTTATCACTGTGTTGTAAGAGTTTGTTACATATTCTAAACACAAGACCTTTAACAGGCATGACTTGCAAGAAATTTTCTCATTCTGAGGGTGTCTTTCACTATTTTGAGAGTGTCTTTGGAACACAAGTTTGTAACTTCTGTGAAGCCCAGTTTCTTTTTTCACATGTGCTTTTGTCCCTTAACACAGAGGACACCTGACCTCAACACCACCAGTCCTGGGttgttagggaaaaaaaaaaaaaaagtctgtcgtATTTAAgccatttgttttgggtctgccTGTCACGGTAGCTTGCTCTCTACTAATTCAGACGTCCCTTTAGTAAAGGTTCCTTGGTGGTttgtgtttctatgaaaattcttTTACTTCGGTCTTGAAATGAAGTTTGACGAGCGTTCAATTCAGGTTTGAACTGAATGATTTTCTTGAAGTTATCAGCTTTGCTTCTACCTGCGGTTGATGTCTTTTCCCTCCACCCACGCACTTGCAGAATCTGGACGAAATACAAATGGGGCCTGATAACACCTGCCTGCATACTTAAGGTTATAATTCATGGCAACTTCACTGAATAAGGCCTCATTACTTTTCACTTGTCTGCAAAGGACAGCTGTCCCTAGGCAGCTGTCCCCAAGCGCTCCCGCCTGCGGTCTACACCCGCACCCAGAGCATCCGCGCAGTCCGCACGCCCAGGTGGCGGACGTGGTGAGGGCGGGGCTTCCGGCGACGCAGGGTCGAGGcatcctgggggtgggggggacgcTGAGCACGCAGCAGAGATAGCCCCGCCCACACATCTCGCCCCTTCCGCTTCCGGGTTATCTCACGCCTGGGGCGGGGCgatggaggggaggagggagtttCTGCGCCATGGCTGCCCTGCGCGCTCTGCTGCTCCGCGTCCCCGGCCCACTGCGGTCCCCCGCCCGATGCCCCGCTCTACGGCCCTTCGCCTCGGGTGAGTGCGGGCCCTGGAAGGGGTCTTTTACCCCACCCGACTGGCCTGGTCTGGAAACCTGTCCTGACCCCTCTTCTGACACCGAACCCCCAGCCTGCACCCCGCACTTGATCCGCAACCTGCCAGCCTGACCCCAGACCACCTGCCCAATGCCGGACCTGCACCCGGCACACACCTGACTCTGAAACCACCTCCTGATCTTGCACCCCGGCCTGATCCCGGCCTGCAGCCCCCATCGGGCCGCGGAGCCCTCCGCCTGACCCCTGGTCCCAGTTGGACTCCTGCCTGAAATCGCTACCACCCAACCCCAGACTCCTGCCCCCGGTCCTCCCACCTGACCCTTGACCCCTTCCACGTCTGGTTCGTGCCCACAACCCCCCACCTAATTCTTGGCCCCCTGCCACACTGCCCAGGCCGCACTGACTGTGTGTGGAGCCTGTAGGAAGCCTTGTCTAGTGGGAGGACCCTGGGTAACTGGCTGCTTCTCAACTCTTAATACCTGCACTGAGTGCCCGGACCTCCGGCCAGCTGGGCGCTTGGATGTTAGTTGTGAAATTTCATGTGTGTTTAGGTAGCTTTAAAGGTTCCTGTTGAGCAACTTAGCCTGGAAATTGGACACAAAGTTTGCAGTCCCTCCTGTCCAGGCCCCTCCTGTGTCCACTACTTCTCCCTGAGCCTGACCATCCAGGGGCCTACGCCCCGCCCCCCAACTGGATGGTCCCTCCCCTCTTCTGATCTGGCTCATCTGCTGGGTGTCCTGCGTGTGTCACCCGGTGTTACCAGGAATTTTTGGCCCTGCCCTGGAGCTCCTGCGCTGCAAGCTGGAAACAGCAGCCATTTCTTTGCCCTCCGATGTGGCAGGCATGCTCAGCACTTCTCATATGATACTGCAGTTACTCTCGGCAAGTCCATGggacaggcactgtgctaaggaACTAACCACCTAACACACAGGCACTTGCTCACTTTGTCAGCTCACCTTCCTCTCCAAGTCCCAGACTGCTTTCCCGCCAAGTCTGAACTTACTGCCCCTCTAGGTTGTTGTGGTCACCCCCTAATGAAGTGGTCCTTTGTCTTTATCTCCCTCCCACCAGGAGGACCTGCTTTTCCTCGTGCTGTATTTTGGAAAGAGAGCCTCATGCGTGCTAGACAAACTCAACCACTGCTCTACATGCCCAGCCCAGGTTTTCTTTAACTTAAACACTCAAGCAGGTGTGAAAGCAGAGAGTGGTTTTGGCAGGAGCTGAAGGCTGAAGCCACAAGGACTGGGCAGAGTTCCTTTGGTGTCTGAGCCTTTGACACCTGTGTGATGGAGATCACCCATTGCTCTCTTGTCCTAGGGGCTAACTTTGAGTACATCATCACagaaaaaaaggggaagaatAGCAGTGTGGGCCTGATCCGCTTGAACCGCCCCAAAGCACTCAACGCACTTTGCAATGGCCTCATCAAGGAGCTCAACCAGGCGCTTGAGGCCTTTGAGGAGGACCCGGCTGTGGGGGCCATCGTGCTCACTGGCGGGGATAAGGCGTTTGCAGGTGTGCTGGGCAGCAGTGGTGGTAGGTGTGGGAGGCGTGCTTGTGGGAAGCAACAAGACACCATCTGTGATGGCATGTGGCCTAGGATTTACCCACTTGTGAAGTGAATTGCCTGGATGAGCAGCTCTGTATATTCAGTGTTCAAGTTTGTTCCTCCAGCAGAACAAGTGGTCAGAGTGACTTGGGTTACTGCCCAGGTTGGACGACTGAGGAGTAAGCTTAGCCTTCTCTTAAGTCCACTGCATCCGTCTTCTGTGACCCCTACGCATTATCTCATTACAACAGGCGTCTATCTCAGTGTGTGCTGGACCCCACATCAGCTGTTTCCCACTGCCCTGAGGGCCTGTGCATGTTCTGAGCAACAGCTGCCCATGGTTTTGGGACACTGGTGGGCTCTGCTGTCTGGTAACTGGAACCTCACTTCTGCTTCTAGCTGGAGCTGATATCAAGGAAATGCAGAACCAGACATTTCAGGACTGTTATTCCGGCAAATTCTTGAACCACTGGGACCAACTCACCCGGGTCAAGAAGCCAGTCATTGCTGCTGTCAACGGTTATGCTGTGAGTGTCAGCTTCCagggtgtgtgggtgggtggaaggAATTGTGCTGTGCAATAAAGTTTAGTGGATATCTTTGTCTTGGAAAGGCCTTAAGTGTGGTTCCCAGCCTGTGGCGCTTTTCCAACAAGTGAGGATGGGTGCTCAGCTGCTGGTTCTCACAGGCTCACCGGCTTGCCTGTGTGGGTTCCATTGCTGTTGTGACCACCTACACTTGTGAAAGCTGTGGGCCACCTGCTGGCACATCAGGGTCCCTGCAACCCTCAACTGTTGGGAAGTGTGGGGCTGGTTTAAAGTTCCACATGGTGACTACTCAATGAAGCCTGTCCCCAAGGGTCAGCCACAGCCATTCACGTCCAAGTTCTCTGGCTGCCTTGAGCCACCACAGCAGAGTTGGAGTGTTTACTGTCTGGCCCTTTGTAGAAGTCTGCCAGCCCTTGGTGAGCAGCATCAGCTCCTGTAGAGACTTTATCCCAGCACTTAACTTTGTTCTGCTAGATTGACCATTGCTGTACTGTAACTGTTTCACGTAATGAGAAAGTTCATAAACAAATGGAATGATTTTCTGCCTAAGCTCGTGTGGTAAAACCTATCCTTGCCAACCATTCTGCAGCTTGGCGGGGGCTGTGAACTCGCCATGATGTGCGACATCATCTATGCGGGTGAGAAAGCTCAGTTTGGACAGCCGGAAATCCTGCTGGGGACCATCCCAGGTGAGAGCTCCATTGCTCTAGTGTGCTCTCTGCCTGAGCCTCAGACCCGCAGCTTGCACCCAACCAGAGCCCCTGATGGCACTGGTGCCTGGGTAGATCCCACATTTGATGTGTCACACAGCAGTGATGTTGGCTGACAGCCACAGTGGGTGTTTCCTGCTCGTGGTCTATACCTGTGGCAGAACTCTGTAGGTTAGAAACCtgggagaaaacagaagtttTGGCTGGCACTGAACTCTCCATACCACATGACTGCAGCCCCATCCACTCTCACATCCCTGGCCACAGCAGGTCACATGACCTCACTGAGTTCAACACAGCAGGGAGTCAGCACCAGCCCCTCCCCTGCCTAGGAGGGCCCTAGGGCATTGGATGAAGAGCAATGCTGTCTACCACCACTATTGGTAGACCTGGCAGGAGGGATGGGCACCCAGAGAGGAGGCACCTGGGTCCTCAGGAGCAGGCCACACTCAGAGGagccttctgcctcctgggtttGATGGGCCAGGTTCCAAGGCTTTGTGCAGTGAGCTCAGTGCATTTGTTCAGGGTCTGGTCAAGGAGACCTATTAGCTTCTAGAATGTTGGGGAAAGAGCCCAAGGAGGGCCCACAGACCCATCCTAAGATCAGAAGAATAAACTTGGACAGGGGCCTGCTCCTGGAGTTTCTTTTGATGTCCCTGCTGGGTCTGCCTGCCCACCCACTGAGCTCCTGTCTTAGGCTTATCTTCAGCTCCTATGAACTTACCAACTGTTGGtttgtggtttctttttcttttggtcatGGGATGGAACACAGAACtgtgtgcatgctaagcacacacatTGAGCTGCCCCCCCAACCCTGGGATTTCTTCTCAGCCTCACTTGACACAGAACAGCTGTGACTGCAACCCTCTCCCTACAGGTGCGGGGGGCACCCAGAGACTCACCCGCGCAGTTGGAAAGTCACTAGCAATGGAGATGGTCCTCACTGGTGACCGCATCTCAGCCCAGGATGCTAAGCAAGCAGGTGGGACATCTGCCTTCAGGAGCCAGGTGGAGGTTTGGCTGTTCCTGGGGGTGATCAGTCCAGAGCCTCTGGGTCTTCCTTTTGGGTTTTATATCTTAAAATACCTTGTATACAAGAGAGTGACAGCACATGTCCAGGTTAGAGGATAATAAGACAATATCCCCTTCCCACACACCATTGTAGGTAGTGGAGGTCTCCCAGACCTTTGCACACTGGCCCTTTCTCTCTCTAGTCAGTCCCCATGTCCTCCTGTGTCTGCTCTTTGATGCTGAGGACACCCTTGCCTGTGTGTCTGAATTCTCAGTGACCTCAGCCCCCTGGGTATGGAACTACCCCATCCTTGGGGACAACTGTCTCTTATTCAACACTCAGAACACTGGGCTCCCAGACATCACTGGGCTCCAGGAGAAATGGAGCTGGTGCTGTTTCTGTGAATCATTCCTACTTCTGTGTTGCTCACACTTCCATGTTACGCTTTCCATGTTTTAGGTTTGGTAAGCAAGATTTTTCCTGTTGAAACACTGGTTGAAGAGGCCATCCAGTGTGCAGAAAAAATTGCCAGCAATTCCAAAATTATAGCAGCCATGGCCAAAGAATCCGTGAATGCAGGTAGGGTTCTGCTGGGAAGAGAAAGTGGAGAGGGTCCCCAGGACTGCAGATGGGGTTGTGAGGCTCTGAATGTGCTGTGGCCAGTCCTGGACAGAAATGGGGTTCTCATGGTCGAGATCGTGCCTTAAGAATTCCAGGTTCTAGTCACTCACAGATTATGTTGAAGTGTTCTGAATGTCCCTTCATACCAGGGTCCAAGTCTGGACCAGGCCTGGGAGGTAACAGCAATGGGGTGCTGGGAGGAGAAAGCCACAGCCATACCCCCTGAAGTCAAGCTGGTCTCTGGTTTGTGGGAAAACGTGGTGTTCCAGGATCTGGTTTGGAGGGCTTCCCTCTTCAGCCTGCCTTGTGGTTATGCAGAGAGCTTGCAGACTGGGGTCTCAGGTCACCCAGCTCCAAAAGCATCTGCAGGAGCCCGGGTTTACTCTGCTGGTGAAGCCTATCTGACCGCTCCTCCTCAGAGCTGCTTGAGTCTTAATGTAGTGGTAATTTTTGAGATAAATGATTAAATGAGAGAATCTTaatgtaatctcagcatttggaatGACACTGTGCTGCTCCTATAAAGAGTCAGCTGGAGGCTGAGGTATATGACTCACGAAGTCTTGCTGCCTCAGCCTGTTGCTACCGCCAGAGGAGATGCTGGCCTGCGGGGTTGCTACTGACCTTGGTCAGATGTGCTGATATTTGGGGTGCTAGCCATGTAATGGCCGCAGGGAAGTGACCAAGGGTTCTGGCAAGGTCATATCTTGGGCCACTGCTCTGTGTCCTCCCTGAAAAGAAAGGCCCAGGATAAGGCCTAGAGCAAATTGTGTTTCCTTCTGGTTTTTATCCTTTCTGTTTTCCTATGCTTTCAGTTTCACCAGCTACCTCAGATCCTTGTAACTGGACAGATTTTGCCATTCTGCCTTTCATCTAGTTCTCCCCGCTGGGGACCCTGGGCCATCACTGAGGGTATTCAGGAGGCCAGGAAGAGCAGTTTGTCCACATGGGCACCTCAGCTGGGGCCATGCACTTGACAAAGGGGGCAAACTGCCCCAGCGAGGAGCTTCCCAGGTGTCAGTGGGGTTTTGGGGTGGGTTACAAAGGAGAGACTGTCACCTCACAGATGCTCTGCACCCCCATAGCATCCCATCTCGTGACTTCAGGGTTTCTTTTTCAGCCTTCGAAATGACGTTAGCAGAAGGAAATAAGTTAGAGAAGAAACTCTTCTATTCCACCTTTGCCACAGTGAGTAACAAACAATATTCTGCCTGAGGTTCAAGTATGTGGTGGGTGTTGGCTGGATTTGTCATTAGATGCCACTTCCTTTTGGTCAGAGCTGTTAAGCTTCTTCTCTGTCCATCAGACTTGTTCTATCAGTGGCCTTGGTAAAAGGTACAATGTGTGGAAGTTCAAATAGGAAGCTTTCTCGggccttttttatttatttatttatttaaggtgctgggaattgaacccaggttgcaa
The sequence above is a segment of the Castor canadensis chromosome 7, mCasCan1.hap1v2, whole genome shotgun sequence genome. Coding sequences within it:
- the Echs1 gene encoding enoyl-CoA hydratase, mitochondrial; this translates as MAALRALLLRVPGPLRSPARCPALRPFASGANFEYIITEKKGKNSSVGLIRLNRPKALNALCNGLIKELNQALEAFEEDPAVGAIVLTGGDKAFAAGADIKEMQNQTFQDCYSGKFLNHWDQLTRVKKPVIAAVNGYALGGGCELAMMCDIIYAGEKAQFGQPEILLGTIPGAGGTQRLTRAVGKSLAMEMVLTGDRISAQDAKQAGLVSKIFPVETLVEEAIQCAEKIASNSKIIAAMAKESVNAAFEMTLAEGNKLEKKLFYSTFATDDRREGMAAFVEKRKANFKDN